The following nucleotide sequence is from Paeniglutamicibacter kerguelensis.
CCCGGCCTGAGGCTGGTCCAGCTCGGTGCGCAGGCGTTGAGCCACGAGTCCTTGATCCACTTGGCGGCGCCCGCCTTGCAGCGGCTCGTGGATGCCACGGGGGAGTCGGCCTATCTTTCGGTGCGCGGACACCACGGCACGGGCAACGACCATGCGGTCTACCTGGCCATCGCGGAGGGCACCCACTCGGTGCGCCACGCCTCGTGGGTGGGTCGCAGCGTGCCGTTGGCGGGGTCAAGCCTTGGTGTGGTTTTTGCCGGGCAGACCCCCGAATGCGGTTACGCGGTTTCCGATCGCGGCGTCGAAGAAGATGTCACGGCGATCGCTGCCCCGCTCCGGCAGTTGGGCGCGCCCGGGGCCATCGACCATACCGGCCCGGTGGCAGCCATCTCGGTGGTGGCTCCGAGCTACCGCATGACCCCCGAGGGGATCGCGCGCATCGGAGGATTGGTTGCCGCCGAGGCTCGCGCACTCTTTGGGGCCGGCGCGGCAAACCCTTCAGTGGACCAACCCGCAACAACCATCGAGCAGCAACCTGCACTCACCAACCATCAGTAAGCAGCAAGAAAAGTACCCATCCAGCAACACCAGGACCAGGAGAACAGATCCATGAGCTTCACCCAGCACGATCCCACACGCGTCATCCGAGCCCCGCGTGGCACCACACTTACAGCAAAGTCATGGGCCACCGAGGCCCCGCTGCGCATGCTGATGAACAACCTCGACCCGGAGGTCGCCGAGCGCCCCGAAGACCTGGTCGTTTACGGCGGCACCGGCCGTGCGGCACGATCCTGGGAGGCCTACGATGCGATCATCAAGACGCTGACGGACCTGGAAGAGGACGAGACGCTACTGATCCAGTCGGGCAAGCCGGTCGGTGTCTTCCGCACCAACAAGTGGGCCCCGCGCGTGCTGATCGCCAACTCCAACCTGGTGGGGGACTGGGCCACCTGGCCCGAGTTCCGCAAGCTCGAGGCCGAGGGCCTGATGATGTACGGCCAGATGACCGCCGGATCGTGGATCTACATCGGCACCCAGGGCATCCTGCAGGGCACCTATGAGACCTTCGCCGCGATCGGCGTGAAGCGCTTCAACGGCACGCTGGCCGGCACCCTGACGCTGACCGGCGGCTGCGGCGGCATGGGCGGTGCCCAGCCGCTGGCCGTCACCCTGAACGGCGGCGCCTGCCTGATCGTCGACGTTTCCGAGGAGCGCCTGCGCCGCCGCGCCGGCAAGCGCTACCTGGACGAGGTCGAGCTGGACCTGGACACCGCCCTGGCCAAGGTCACCGCCGCGAAGACCGAGGGCCGTGCGCTCTCCGTCGGCTACGTGGGCAACGCCGCCGAGGTCTTCCCGGAACTGCTGCGCCGCCAGGAGGCCGGCGAAATCGCCATCGACATCGTCACCGACCAGACCAGCGCGCACGACCCGCTGAGCTACCTGCCGGTCGAGTACACGCTGGAGCAGTGGGACGCCGAAGCACAGGCCGATCCGGTGGGCTTCACCAAGAAAGCACAGGTTTCCATGGCCCGCCACGTGGAGGCGATGGTCGGCTTCCAGGACATCGGCGCCGAGGTCTTCGACTACGGCAACTCCATCCGCGACGAGGCCCGCCAGGGCGGCTACGACCGCGCGTTCGAATTCCCGGGCTTCGTCCCGGCCTACATCCGTCCGCTCTTCTGCGAGGGCCTGGGCCCGTTCCGCTGGGTTGCACTCTCCGGGGACCCGGAGGATATCCGCGTCACCGACGAGGCGCTGAAGGAACTCTTCCCGGAGAACGAGCACCTGCACCGCTGGCTCGACGCCGCCCAGAAGCACGTCGAGTTCGAGGGCCTGCCGGCCCGCATCTGCTGGCTGGGCTACGGTGACCGCGCCAAGGCCGGTGTGCTATTCAACAAGCTGGTTGCCGAGGGCAAGGTCTCCGCGCCGATCGTGATCGGCCGCGACCACCTCGACTCGGGTTCGGTGGCCTCCCCGTACCGCGAGACCGAATCCATGAAGGACGGCTCGGACGCCATCGCAGACTGGCCGCTGCTCAATGCCCTGACCGCCACCAGCTCCGGCGCCACCTGGGTCTCGATCCACCACGGGGGAGGGGTCGGCATCGGCCGGTCCATCCACGCAGGACAGGTATCGCTGGCGGACGGCACCGAGCTGGCCGCGGCCAAGCTCGAGGCGCTGCTGACCAACGACCCGGGCATGGGCGTGATCCGCCACGTGGATGCCGGCTACGAGCGCGCCATCGAGGTCGCGCACGAGCGCGGCGTGCGCATCCCGATGTCCGAGTAACACCGGACCCGGCAGAATAAACAGGGCACAACCAACCGGCGGCAACGACATGCGGGCGCAGCAACGGCCGCGCCCGCATGTCGTTGCAACCTCCGGCCCGCCGAAGAAGACCCCCCGAACCCGTTGAAGACGAACGCGTGCGAGATGAAAGAGACGACAAACCCAGTGAGCACAGTAAATTCCCTGTTGGCAGCAATCAGCGACGAGGGGCGGGACGCCAAACGCGGCGGATACTCGCGCCCGGTGTACTCGTCCGCCGAGATCACGCTGCGCGAATGGTTTGTCGCCGAAGCCGCGGCCCGCGGCCTTGAGGTCTCCACCGATGCCAACGGCATCATCTGGGCCTGGTGGGACCTTCCCGGCTCCGCCAGGGACTCCGACTCCCGCCGCGGCGCCCTGGTCACCGGCTCGCACCTGGACTCCGTGCCCGGAGGCGGCGCCTTCGACGGGCCGTTGGGTGTGGCAAGCGCGCTGGCGGCCTTCGACGTGCTTGCAGCACGCGAGGCCAGCGGCGACCTGCAGCGCAACAGGGCGCTGGCCCTCACGGTCTTCCCGGAGGAGGAGGGGTCGCGCTTCGGGGTCGCCTGCCTGGGCTCGCGGCTGCTCACCGGCGCGATCGACCCGGCCAAGGCGCTGAGCCTGCGCGATGCACAGGGCAACACCTTCGCCGACGTTGCCGCGGCCAATGGACTGGACCCGGCGCTCATGGGCAGGGACGAGGCGACGCTCGCCCTGATCGGCGACTTCATCGAACTGCACGTGGAGCAGGGACGCGGGCTGAACACCGAGGAATTCACCGACGCCGCGGGCCGCGGGCCGGCCGTGGCAATCGGCAGCTCCATCCTGGGGCACGGGCGCTGGCGGCTGAGCTTTTCCGGCCAGGGCAACCACGCGGGCACCACGCTGATGATCGACCGGGCGGACCCCATGGTTGCCGCAGCCCAGCTGGTGGTCAAAGTCCGCGAGGTCGCACGTTTGCAGGCCGACGCCCGGGCCACCGTCGGAAGGCTGGAACCGGTCCCCGGCGGCACCAACGTGATCGCCTCTCGCGTCGATCTCTGGCTGGACGTGCGCCACCCGGACGACGCGGTGACGGCCATGCTGGTGGAAAAGATCCACGGGCAGGCGCAGAAGATCGCCGCGTTCGAGGGCTGCTCGGTGGCGCTCACCGAGGAGTCCCTGTCCGGGACCGTGAACTTCGACCCGGCGCTGACCCGTGCGCTGGAGAAGTCCGTGCACCGGCTCGTCCCCGGGGCCCCGTTGCTGCCCACCGGTGCCGGGCACGACGCCGGGGTGCTGGCCGCTGAGGTTCCCTCCGGCATGATCTACGTGCGCAACCCCTCGGGCATCAGCCACTCGCCGGAGGAATACGTGGAGCACGACGATGCCGATGCCGGCGTTGCGGCGCTCGCCGACGTCCTGGAGGACCTGCTGTGAGCCACTCAGCCAACTCCGGCGCCAAAACCGTGCGGGTTCCCGCGCCGGTCAACGCGCACTCCCACGCATTCCACCGGATCCTTCGCGGCCGAACCCACGAGGGCGCCGACGGGGGAGCCGGGACCTTCTGGACCTGGCGCGAGCACATGTACCGCTACGCCCATGCGCTGACCCCCGCCGGGTACCAGCAGCTTGCCACCGCCGTCTTCGCGGAGATGGTGGCCACCGGGTACAGCGCCGTGGGGGAATTCCACTACCTGCACCACCAATACGACGGGACGCCCTACGGGGCGGAGGGCTCGGACACCGAGCCGCACGCCATGGAACTGGCACTGGGCCGGGCAGCCCTGGCCGCCGGCATCCGCCTGGTGCTGCTTGAC
It contains:
- a CDS encoding IclR family transcriptional regulator, whose product is MAEAATRTVERALQLLGAVCDAGAVSLAGVARETELSASTALRLLRTLENSGFVRKDEDGEYRPGLRLVQLGAQALSHESLIHLAAPALQRLVDATGESAYLSVRGHHGTGNDHAVYLAIAEGTHSVRHASWVGRSVPLAGSSLGVVFAGQTPECGYAVSDRGVEEDVTAIAAPLRQLGAPGAIDHTGPVAAISVVAPSYRMTPEGIARIGGLVAAEARALFGAGAANPSVDQPATTIEQQPALTNHQ
- the hutU gene encoding urocanate hydratase, whose product is MSFTQHDPTRVIRAPRGTTLTAKSWATEAPLRMLMNNLDPEVAERPEDLVVYGGTGRAARSWEAYDAIIKTLTDLEEDETLLIQSGKPVGVFRTNKWAPRVLIANSNLVGDWATWPEFRKLEAEGLMMYGQMTAGSWIYIGTQGILQGTYETFAAIGVKRFNGTLAGTLTLTGGCGGMGGAQPLAVTLNGGACLIVDVSEERLRRRAGKRYLDEVELDLDTALAKVTAAKTEGRALSVGYVGNAAEVFPELLRRQEAGEIAIDIVTDQTSAHDPLSYLPVEYTLEQWDAEAQADPVGFTKKAQVSMARHVEAMVGFQDIGAEVFDYGNSIRDEARQGGYDRAFEFPGFVPAYIRPLFCEGLGPFRWVALSGDPEDIRVTDEALKELFPENEHLHRWLDAAQKHVEFEGLPARICWLGYGDRAKAGVLFNKLVAEGKVSAPIVIGRDHLDSGSVASPYRETESMKDGSDAIADWPLLNALTATSSGATWVSIHHGGGVGIGRSIHAGQVSLADGTELAAAKLEALLTNDPGMGVIRHVDAGYERAIEVAHERGVRIPMSE
- a CDS encoding allantoate amidohydrolase; amino-acid sequence: MSTVNSLLAAISDEGRDAKRGGYSRPVYSSAEITLREWFVAEAAARGLEVSTDANGIIWAWWDLPGSARDSDSRRGALVTGSHLDSVPGGGAFDGPLGVASALAAFDVLAAREASGDLQRNRALALTVFPEEEGSRFGVACLGSRLLTGAIDPAKALSLRDAQGNTFADVAAANGLDPALMGRDEATLALIGDFIELHVEQGRGLNTEEFTDAAGRGPAVAIGSSILGHGRWRLSFSGQGNHAGTTLMIDRADPMVAAAQLVVKVREVARLQADARATVGRLEPVPGGTNVIASRVDLWLDVRHPDDAVTAMLVEKIHGQAQKIAAFEGCSVALTEESLSGTVNFDPALTRALEKSVHRLVPGAPLLPTGAGHDAGVLAAEVPSGMIYVRNPSGISHSPEEYVEHDDADAGVAALADVLEDLL